GAAAGTAAAGCGCCATAAATTCAAAAAGCGCAGGAAACGAGATAGACATAAAAAGAAGAAGTAAGCCGTGAGAATAGCTGTAGTATCAGACACTCACATAGGGCAGCGGCTTAGCGTGTTTCCGCGAAGTTTTGTTGAGAGATTGGATGAATTCGATGGCGTTATTCATTGCGGTGACTACACTAATATGGATGCCCTCGACTTCTTTCGAGGGCTAAAGCTTTTCTACGGCGTTCACGGCAACATGGATGATACCGAGGTAAAGCAGGCACTTCCTGAAACGCTTATAATCGAACTTGAAGGCGTAAAAATCGGAGTAATTCACGGATGGGGACCTCCATTTGGTCTCGAATTAAAAGTGCTGAGAAAAATTAGCGAAACCTACCCGAATGAGAAATTCGACATAGTCCTTTTCGGTCACACCCACACCCCCCTCGACCAGACCATAAAAGGAATAAGAGTCATAAATCCCGGCGCCCTAAGCGGGAATATTTTCTCAAAGAAAGGAAGCTGGGGAATATTAACCATCGAAAATGGGAAAATAGATTGGCAACTTATCAGCATAAATCCAAGAGAGTAAGAATTTGAAACGATGGACTACGCTGTTCATAGAATCTTAGCGATAATATTCGGGCTTTTACTGCTTTTCGGGGGAAGAATTCTCTATTTCAAAATTATCGGGCTTCTTGGTTTCGCGGTTGGTGCTACTATAGGAGCGCTTATCGCTAATTCCGCTGGGCTGGGCACAGTCCTGGGCATAATTGTAGTGCTACTCGCCGGTCTTCTTGGACTGGGTTTCTTTAAGCACTCGAAAGTAATGGCGTTGATAATTCTGGGCGGATTTCTGGGATATCTGTGCTACGACCTTATCCCGCCCGAATACTTTATAGCCAACGACCTCGTGATGAAGCTTGGTGCGATAATTTTTGGCGTGCTTATAGCATTTATAATGAGAACCCTGATAGTCATAGTTGCCACGGCAGTCGGTGGAGCTATAGTGCTTCTTTGCGGCGTTTATGGACAGATGCCGGCCGGCATTCTAACTCATTATAAGCAGGCCTACGCTTATGTGGCGATTCTCGCCGTGTTGGGGTCAATAATACAGCTAAGCACTTCAAGAAGACTATCAAAGGTATAGATTTCCCGCCAAAAATTTTATTGAAAAAAGCTCAAAAATAGTGATATTCATTTATTAAAGATAACTATGAACAAATCCTCGCCCAAAATACTCGTGGTCGATGACGAACCCGGAATAAGAGAACTTCTGTCTATAATGCTCAGTTCAGAGGGTTACGATGTTTCCACCGCCCGGGATTATAATACAGCTTTGACAAAGTTTCAGCAGAACGATTTCGACATAATAATAGCAGACATAATGATGCCCGGCAAAAGTGGCATAGACCTCATGAAGGCGATTCGAGAAAAAGACCCCGACATACCGATAATAATAATAACTGCGTATGCCTCGATAAATAGCGCGATAGAGGCACTCCGGCTTGATGCTTTCGACTACATAACCAAACCTTTCAGTGTCGATCAGATAAAGTTCATAATAAAGCGGGCGCTCGATGTAAGGAAGCTTAAGGTCGAGAATCGGCTCTTAAAGCAAAAATTGACCAAAACAGAAGCTATAGACGGCTTCATAGGAACGAGCAAGTCCGCCCAGAAAATTCGCGAACTCGTTAAGAAAATTGCGCAAACGGAAAGCACAGTTCTTATAACGGGTGAGAGCGGAACAGGCAAGGAAATAATAGCCAGAGCAATTCACGAACTCAGCCCACGCTCAGGCGGGCCTTTCGTGTCGATAAATTGTGCGGCGGTGCCAGAAACTCTTCTCGAAAGCGAGCTATTTGGCTACAAGAAGGGGGCATTCACAGGTGCCACGAAGGATAAAATTGGACTTTTCGCAGCCGCTGATGGTGGCACATTTTTCCTCGATGAGGTCGCCGAAATGCCTTTGCCGATTCAAGCAAAACTTTTAAGAATTCTTGAGACCTATGAATTTGTTCCGCTGGGCTCGACAACCCCCGTAAAAGTTGACATAAGACTTGTTGCCGCAACGAACAAAAACTTAAAGGAGCTCGTGGATCAGAACAGGTTCCGCGCGGACCTTTACTACAGACTTAATGTCATACACATACATATCCCACCGCTCAGGGAGCGCAGGGAAGACATTTTGCCCATAGCATATTCGATTCTTGAAAGGGTGGCATTAAAGCGCAACGAACCGATAAAAAAACTTTCCGATGAAGCTAAAGAACTTATTCTTAACGCGCCATGGGAGGGCAATGTCAGGGAACTTGAGAATGTCCTTGAGCGGGCAGCGATACTTTGCGACGACGAAATCATAACGCCAGAACATCTGCCAGAGTACATCGTAGAGGAAGTCAGCGCCCAAGGTCAAAAGCCTTTCGAGGCGATATTCGAAAATGTTGACGACATAAAATCGCTTGAAGAAATGGAAAAAGCTTACATTTTTTATACGCTCGCCCGGACGAACTGGAATAAAGCGCTGGCAGCAGAAAAGCTGGGCATAGACCTGTCAACACTTTACAGAAAGATAGACAGATACGGGATAAGAGATTTGATACCACAAAAAAGGGCATCCGATTGATAAGGGGAGGAAGTTGATGCGAAGGTTTTTCATTTTACCCATAGTTTTTTTATCGCTCGCATTCGGACAGGCGACCATTGAGCGATACTATGGGATAAATAATGATGATGTAGTGTACAGCATGTGTTCTTTGGACCTTGAGTTCACGCTTGCTGGTTATTGTGAACCATTGCGTTATGGCGGCAAAGATATAATGGTTTTTAATATCGATGAATCAGGACATGAGAATTGGATGGTTATTTACGGTGGACCCTATGATGACATAGCGTATGATATAAAACGCTTTATCCATCGAACCTATATATTATGTGGAACCTACGACCTTCATTGGGACCCTACTACATCTACCTTTCGAAGCAAGGCTTTTGCTGCAACGTTAAACGAGGTCGGTGATACATTTTGGACCAAAAAAATCGACACCTCTTACATAAATATATTTTACTCCACAGCTCCAACAAGCGGCGGGGTTGTTTTTTGCGGTGTATCTCAAATGCGCTACGATGAGTCCTCAATGATGCATTTCGGAGACTTTTTAGTTGTTAAACTCGATTATATGGGAAATATCGTTTGGCAAAGAAATTTCGGTGGACCATTTCTTGATGTCGCAAAATCGGTGGTGCAGACATCCGATAGCAATCTTGTTATAGCTGGATTTACTCGTTCCTCAAGTGGCGGTATGAAAAGCGATATTATGGCGATGAAAATTAATCCTTCAGGAAGCATTCTTTGGAATAGAACATATACTGACTCTATTATGCACATCGAGGCAACAAAAGTTATTGAAACGCGCGACAGAAACTACATAATACTTGGCAATGCCGTTGAACCAAGGACAGGATTGAGAGGAATATACATAATGAAAATCTCACCTGTTGGCGATGTTATTTGGCAAAATATTATTGATTTTTCAGGGCGGGAAAGCGCAGGTTACGATATAGTTGAGCTTTCGGACGGAAAATTACTTGTTTGTGGAGTTTTAGACCCATCAAGCCGTTCTAATGCGCTTATTGTAATGTTATCATCCGTAGGTACGAGAGGTTGGTATATGACTTTCGGTGGTCCATATACCGACATATTCTACAGCATAATTGTCCGTGATGATGGAGCAATTTTCGCTTCAGGGGTTACCGAGTCGTTCGGCGCAGGAAGATTTGATGCTTATTTCGTAAGGTATCATTAATTAATTTCTTACCTTTCTATTTTAAGCACGGCGAAAAAAGCCTCCTGAGGTATCTCTACCGAGCCCACCATTTTCATCTTACGCTTGCCCGCTTTCTGTTTCTCGAGAAGTTTTCTTTTTCTTGTAACATCACCGCCATAGCATTTGGCAGTAACATCCTTTCTCAGTGGCGCTATCCTTGCTCGCGAGATAACCCTTTTACCGAACGCCGCCTTTATCACGACCTCAAAAAGCTGTCTAGGAATGAGTTTTTTAAGCTTGGAAACCATTTTCTGACCCCACATATATGCCTCATCGCGATGGACTATCATGGAAAGCGCGTCAACTATCTCGCCGTTAACGAGTATGTCGAGCTTAATCAAATCTGAGGTGCGATACTCAAGAAAGTCGTAGTCAAGCGACGCGTAACCCCGGGAAATAGTCTTTAGTTTATCGTAGAAGTCGAAGATAATTTCTGCAAGGGGTATCTCGAATTTAAGCAGAGTTCTTTTTGGGTCCACATAATCTGAGCCAACATATATTCCGCGTCGATTTTTCACGAGCTCCATTATGGCGCCTATAAACTCGTGTGGAGTTATTATCTCAGCACTTATTATTGGCTCTTCGATGTGGTCAATACGAGTAGGCTCCGGAAGGTCTGACGGGCGCTCTATCCAGAGTGTTTCACCTTTGGTGGTGACCACTTTGTATCTAACATTGGGAACGGTTGCAACGAGGTCCAATCCGAATTCGCGATATAGACGCTCTTGTGTTATTTCCATGTGAAGCATTCCAAGAAATCCGCACCTGAAGCCGAATCCCAGCGCTTTCGAGGATTCAGGCTCAAAGGTTAGCGAGGCATCATTAAGCCTTAATTTTTCAAGTGCCGTGCGAAGCTCCTCGAAGTCATCAGGGTCGGTCGGATAAAATCCGGAGAAAACCATAGGTTTAGCCTCACGATACCCTGGCAGAGGCTCATCCGCGGGGTTTTCCGCCAAGGTCACCGTATCGCCTACCCTTGCATCGCGAACATCCTTTATATTGGCTATAATATAGCCTACCTCGCCCGCTACGAGTTCATCAGCTTTCTCAAGCTCCAATCTCAGGTAGCCGAGTTCATCGACCTCGTATTCCTTACCCGATGCCATGAGAAGGATTTTATCGCCTACTCTAATCCGTCCGTCAAATATTCTCACATAAAGGACGACACCGCGATATTTGTCGTAATAAGAGTCGAAAACCAGCGCTCTAAGAGGCGCGTCGGGTTTACCCGATGGAGGTGGAATGCGCTCAACTATAGCTTTAAGCACTTTATCCACATTCTCTCCGGTTTTTGCTGAAACGAAAATCACATCGTCCTTACTACCACCGAGGATGTCTACTATTTGCTGCGCGACATCATCGGGATGTGCAGCGGGAAGGTCAATTTTATTCACGACAGGAATAATCTCGAGATTGTTTTCAAGCGCCATGTATATATTGGCCACAGTCTGGGCCTCAACGCCCTGCGTTGCATCAACTACGAGAAGTGCGCCTTCACACGATGCCAGAGAGCGGGATACCTCGTATGAAAAATCAACATGACCGGGCGTATCGATAAGATTCAGTTCGTAGATGTTGCCATCAGGGGCTTTATAATCGAGCTTTATCGCATGCGCTTTGATCGTTATACCGCGTTCGCGCTCGAGTTCCATGTCGTCGAGTATTTGCTCGATCATGCGATCGGGGGGAACTGCACCCGTAAGCTCAAGGAGCCTGTCCGCAAGAGTCGATTTCCCGTGGTCTATATGTGCTATAATGGAAAAATTTCTTATGTAATTCGGCGATTTCATCCGGTAAAAATATCTACACAAATCTCAAAAGTCAATTAATGCAGTGTTGCGATTGCAATTCGTTAAGTAAAAGGTGGGGGGTAAATGTGCCAAAAATATCTATTATGTTGTCGTTTCAGTTATTACCTGGTCTATTGTGGTTATTCCCTCAAACATTCTGTCTATGGCTTCCTGTCTGAGGGTTCTCATACCCTGCTTGGAAGCCACCTCTTCTATTTCCAGTGCTGACGCACCTTCGATAATGAGTTTTTGAATCTCACGCGTTATTGGCATCACCTCGAAAACCGCTATTCTTCCCTTGTAACCTGTGCCATTGCATGCCGGGCAACCCTCGCCTTTATAGAACTTAAGTCCTTTTTTCTTCACCTCATCAGGGTCTATTCCAAGTATCTCGAGCTTTTCTGGTTCGGGTTCGTATTCTACCTTGCACTCCTTGCAAATTCTTCTTAAAAGCCTCTGCGCCATAACGAGCTTTACTGCGCTCGCCACGAGAAATGGCGGAACACCCATATCAATAAGCCTCGTTACTGTTGAAGGGGCATCGTTCGTGTGAAGTGTCGAGAACACGAGGTGTCCCGTTAACGCTGCTTTTATTGCTATGTCCGCGGTCTCTTGGTCTCTTATCTCGCCCACAAGAATTATGTTAGGGTCCTGTCTTAGGAATGACCTGAGCGCAGAAGCGAATGTCAAGCCAATCTCGGGGTGAACCTGAACCTGATTTATACCATCTATATTAAACTCCACTGGGTCCTCAGCGGTCATTATGTTCACATCGGGCGTGTTTAGAGTCTGCAGTGCTGAATACAGAGTGGTCGTCTTACCCGAACCAGTAGGACCGGTAACGAGAATCATCCCGTAAGGAAGGTGAATGGCTTTGTTGAATTCCTTCATCGCTCTATCCGGGAACCCAAGTTTTCGTATGTCGAGCATCAGTGTTTGTGGGTCAAGTATTCGCATCACTACTTTCTCACCGTATATGCACGGTAGTATAGAAACTCTGAGGTCTATCGCCCTTCCATACGCCTGAATTTTTATCCTGCCGTCCTGCGGCAATCTTCGCTCCGATATATCGAGCTTAGAAAGAATCTTAATTCTCGATATGACCGCGTGTCTCAAGCCATACGGGAGTTGCAAAACCTCCCTTAGGACCCCGTCAACCCTGTATCTAACCCTGAATCGTTTCTCGTAAACCTCGATATGAATGTCCGATGCGCGGATTTTTATGGCGTCAAGTATTATCGAGTTAACGAGCTTAACTATAGGCTTATCCTGCACAGCTCTTTGAAGTTCGGACTCGTCGAGGCTTTCCTCCTCCTCTTCCACGACCTCCATGTTCTCGGCAACCTCGCTCATTATCTCGTCAATGGATTCCGATAACCCATAGTATTTATCGATAGCTTTAGCTATAGCATCCTTCGACGCCACTACAGGTTGAATCTCGCATCCAGTCACGAACTTTAGCGTATCGAACGCCGACACATTTTGGGGGTCGTTGGTCGCCACAAAAAGCATCTTACCTATCTTTATAACGGCTATAACATTATACTTTCGGGCGAGGTCCACCGGAATAAGGTTAACTACTTCGGGGTCAAGCTCAAGGTCCTCGAGTTGAACTGCGCCTATGTTGAGTTGTTTTGCGAGGAAGGTATTTAAAACATTTTCGTCCTCTATATAACCAAGCTTAAGGAGTATCTCGCCTATTTTCCCGCCGTGCTTTTTCTGATATTCCAAAGCCTCCTCAAGCTGCTCCTTGGTAATCTTACCAGCCTTAAGAAGCATTTCGCCAAGCCGCGGTGCCATATCACTCCCCGTTTTCTAATAATTATCTTTATACGAACATTTTTAATAATTTCAATAGGTTATTTTGTTCACCTAACTAAAATTGCGCAATTTTTTACATATCTCACAAAAATCCATTATATTAAGTTGTTCGGCGCGTAATCCAGCGTATTCGCCCAAAAGAGACTCATAAATTTCGGGAAAGGACTCCTTAAGATTGTTAGCCAGGGTTTTTCTTCTGTGAGCAAATGCTTTGTGCACTACTTTCGAGAAAAGCTCATCATCGACATCGGGACATAACGGTTCCTTCCGCGGAATGAGCTTTATTACCGTTGATGTCACCTCGGGCTGAGGGCTGAAATTAGCAGGTGAAACATTGAAGCAACGCTTGATGGTAAAGTGTCTGCCCAATATAACGGTGGGGATACCGTATGTTTTGCTCCCCGGGGATGCCAGAAGCCTTTCTGCGACCTCACGCTGAACCATAAGTAAAGCCTCCTTAATGGCAGTCCTGTGAGCAAGGATATGAAAGAGTATAGGCGAAGTTACCGAGTATGGTATGTTTCCTACTACTACCGCTTTTGTGTCGTAAAATCGCGATATACGCGATATATCAGCTCTTAGGAAATCCATGTGAACCACAAATAGGTTTTCGAATTTTCCCCAGAGTAATCTCACCAAATCCTCGTCGAGCTCTAAGGCGATTACCCTGCTGAAACGATTGACCAAACGCTCAGTAAGAATGCCTTTGCCAGGTCCTATCTCAACGCAAAGCTCGCCCTCTCCCGAAAGATTAGCAATGCGGTCCGCTATTTTGGGGTTAATGAGAAAATTTTGACCAAGACTTTTTACCGATTTTGCTTTCGCGGGAGCTGGTATGCCGAAAAGCTTTTCCGCATTTTTCGCTATGGTGTTTGCCGTTTCGCTTAAAGTTTTTCCACAAACTTCCGCAATTTTTTCCACGATCAGGGGAATTCGTGCGGGTTCGTTGCGTTTGCCTCGATAAGGATGAGGCGAAAGATATGGGCAATCCGTTTCGGAGAGAATTCTTTCTAAAGGAGTCATCCTTACAAGATAGTGCTTTTTATAATTTTTAAAGGTTATTGGACCACCGAAGCCTACATAAAAACCCTTGTCCAAAGCCCACGACAGAAATTTTTCATCGCCTGAGTAAGCATGCATAACGCCCTTGAAATAGCCATGCTCCTCAAGGATTTTCTTCACATGATTGTGGGCATTTCTTATGTGCAGAATCATCGGCAGTGAAAGCCTTTTGGCAAGCTCTATTTGTGCACTAAACACTCTTTTCTGGGTATCGCGCGGGGAGAGGTCACGGTAGAAATCGAGTCCTATCTCGCCTATGGCGACCACTTTGGGATGACAGGCTAAATGCTCAAGCCTCTCGAGCCAGTCGTCGGGAAGATTCGCGGTTTCGTGAGGATGAATTCCCACGGCTGCGAAAACATGATAATAATTTTCTGAAAGCTTTATTGCCCTTTGAGACGACTCGAGGTCAACTCCGGGATTAATTATTCGGACCACGCCGAAAGACTTTGCCCTTTCTATGACCTCGTCTCTGTCGCCATCAAATTGCGGAAAGTCGAGGTGAGCATGAGTATCAATAAAGAATGATTTTTCGTCGGGATTTTGGCGTGAATACCTCATGGGCAGCTACTCTGGTTTGGACTCCACTATTCTTACTCCAGCGGAAGCGCCTATTCTGGTGGCGCCTGCGGCAAGCATTTTCGCAGCGGTTTGATAATCTTTTATGCCGCCCGAAGCTTTGACCCCCATGGTTTCACCCACAACACGCCTTATAAGCTCTATGTCGTGGACAGTTGCGCCACCTTTCGCGAATCCCGTCGATGTTTTCACGAAATGCGCACCAGCTTCCCGAGCTATCGCCGATGCCTCAACTTTTTCCTCATCCGTAAGAAGCGCCGTCTCTATTATGACCTTGACTGTGTCGGGAGCAACAGCCTCGACCACGGCTTTTATGTCCTCAAAAACAGTTTTGTAATCTTTGCTTTTCAATGCCCCGATGTTTATCACCATGTCGAACTCGTTGGCGCCATCCTTTTTGGCTGCTTCTGCCTCAAACGCTTTCACGACGGTTTTATTTGCTCCCAAAGGAAATCCCACTACGGAACAGACATTTATTTTGGGGTCGGTGATAAGTTTCCTTGCCAGAGGCACCCAGTATGGATTAACGCAAACCGCGGCAAATTTGTACTTCATAGCCTCTTCGCAAAGCTTTCTTATGTCCTGTTCCGTGGCATCGGGTTTGAGAAGAGTATGGTCGACGAGACGGGCTATGTCGGTATTGTTGGTTACTGCTCCTAATGCCGATGAAACCCTCTCTGCGCCTGCATCTATTATAGCCTTCGTCCCGACGGTGTTTCTTACAATGCAGTATTCGCAGTTTAAGCACTCGGTGCCGTCGATGCACTTTGGCGCCGCAAGCTGGGACCACATAGTTTGAATAACCTGCTTTATTACTGATTCGTTGTCCATAAGCGGAATCTACGACAGTCTTACGCCGTTTATCACGAGCTCAAATTTTTTGCCGAGAAATTCGGCTGCGATTCTTGAGGCTTCCATTCTATCGAGAAAGATTTTAAAATACTCCATCACGGACGATATGTCGGGGTCAATAAGTATCGAAAGCTCAATCGTATTATCATCTACGACTATTATGTTGCTTTCCCTTGCGGCATAGTTTACTCGGTCGTGAATGTCGAACGCCACGGTGTTCGGGTTTCGGACCCGGTCTCTGTGGACATCGGATTTGTCGGCAATAATGAGCGCAGAACATATCTCGGATATAGGTTCACCTTCACCCTCATGGTGGTTGCCAATCGCTGCGGCAATCTCGAGCGCCTCGGTATAATCCATTCCCATGCGTTTCAATATATCGAGTGCGATAACAGCACCATGAAAAGCGTGGTGGCGTCTGTTCACTATGTTTCCTATGTCGTGGAGATAGCCGGCTATTTCGGCGAGTTGAGCACGCCTTTCGTCGTAGCCGAGGTCTCTTAGCAACTTTCCGGCTCGTTCTGCAACGATGTCGCAATGCCTGAAACCATGCTCGGTATAGCCTATTATTTCGAGATTTCTGTCGGTAAGCTGGATAAGCTCGCGAACCTGCGGGTCAGCTTTAATGTCATCAACTGTAATCATCGCTTTCCTCCAGAAGGCTTTTGTCTATTTTCCAGTTTTCTATTACAGCCACTATA
This window of the bacterium genome carries:
- a CDS encoding metallophosphoesterase yields the protein MRIAVVSDTHIGQRLSVFPRSFVERLDEFDGVIHCGDYTNMDALDFFRGLKLFYGVHGNMDDTEVKQALPETLIIELEGVKIGVIHGWGPPFGLELKVLRKISETYPNEKFDIVLFGHTHTPLDQTIKGIRVINPGALSGNIFSKKGSWGILTIENGKIDWQLISINPRE
- a CDS encoding sigma-54-dependent Fis family transcriptional regulator; its protein translation is MNKSSPKILVVDDEPGIRELLSIMLSSEGYDVSTARDYNTALTKFQQNDFDIIIADIMMPGKSGIDLMKAIREKDPDIPIIIITAYASINSAIEALRLDAFDYITKPFSVDQIKFIIKRALDVRKLKVENRLLKQKLTKTEAIDGFIGTSKSAQKIRELVKKIAQTESTVLITGESGTGKEIIARAIHELSPRSGGPFVSINCAAVPETLLESELFGYKKGAFTGATKDKIGLFAAADGGTFFLDEVAEMPLPIQAKLLRILETYEFVPLGSTTPVKVDIRLVAATNKNLKELVDQNRFRADLYYRLNVIHIHIPPLRERREDILPIAYSILERVALKRNEPIKKLSDEAKELILNAPWEGNVRELENVLERAAILCDDEIITPEHLPEYIVEEVSAQGQKPFEAIFENVDDIKSLEEMEKAYIFYTLARTNWNKALAAEKLGIDLSTLYRKIDRYGIRDLIPQKRASD
- the lepA gene encoding translation elongation factor 4; amino-acid sequence: MKSPNYIRNFSIIAHIDHGKSTLADRLLELTGAVPPDRMIEQILDDMELERERGITIKAHAIKLDYKAPDGNIYELNLIDTPGHVDFSYEVSRSLASCEGALLVVDATQGVEAQTVANIYMALENNLEIIPVVNKIDLPAAHPDDVAQQIVDILGGSKDDVIFVSAKTGENVDKVLKAIVERIPPPSGKPDAPLRALVFDSYYDKYRGVVLYVRIFDGRIRVGDKILLMASGKEYEVDELGYLRLELEKADELVAGEVGYIIANIKDVRDARVGDTVTLAENPADEPLPGYREAKPMVFSGFYPTDPDDFEELRTALEKLRLNDASLTFEPESSKALGFGFRCGFLGMLHMEITQERLYREFGLDLVATVPNVRYKVVTTKGETLWIERPSDLPEPTRIDHIEEPIISAEIITPHEFIGAIMELVKNRRGIYVGSDYVDPKRTLLKFEIPLAEIIFDFYDKLKTISRGYASLDYDFLEYRTSDLIKLDILVNGEIVDALSMIVHRDEAYMWGQKMVSKLKKLIPRQLFEVVIKAAFGKRVISRARIAPLRKDVTAKCYGGDVTRKRKLLEKQKAGKRKMKMVGSVEIPQEAFFAVLKIER
- the pilB gene encoding type IV-A pilus assembly ATPase PilB — its product is MAPRLGEMLLKAGKITKEQLEEALEYQKKHGGKIGEILLKLGYIEDENVLNTFLAKQLNIGAVQLEDLELDPEVVNLIPVDLARKYNVIAVIKIGKMLFVATNDPQNVSAFDTLKFVTGCEIQPVVASKDAIAKAIDKYYGLSESIDEIMSEVAENMEVVEEEEESLDESELQRAVQDKPIVKLVNSIILDAIKIRASDIHIEVYEKRFRVRYRVDGVLREVLQLPYGLRHAVISRIKILSKLDISERRLPQDGRIKIQAYGRAIDLRVSILPCIYGEKVVMRILDPQTLMLDIRKLGFPDRAMKEFNKAIHLPYGMILVTGPTGSGKTTTLYSALQTLNTPDVNIMTAEDPVEFNIDGINQVQVHPEIGLTFASALRSFLRQDPNIILVGEIRDQETADIAIKAALTGHLVFSTLHTNDAPSTVTRLIDMGVPPFLVASAVKLVMAQRLLRRICKECKVEYEPEPEKLEILGIDPDEVKKKGLKFYKGEGCPACNGTGYKGRIAVFEVMPITREIQKLIIEGASALEIEEVASKQGMRTLRQEAIDRMFEGITTIDQVITETTT
- the rsmA gene encoding ribosomal RNA small subunit methyltransferase A yields the protein MRYSRQNPDEKSFFIDTHAHLDFPQFDGDRDEVIERAKSFGVVRIINPGVDLESSQRAIKLSENYYHVFAAVGIHPHETANLPDDWLERLEHLACHPKVVAIGEIGLDFYRDLSPRDTQKRVFSAQIELAKRLSLPMILHIRNAHNHVKKILEEHGYFKGVMHAYSGDEKFLSWALDKGFYVGFGGPITFKNYKKHYLVRMTPLERILSETDCPYLSPHPYRGKRNEPARIPLIVEKIAEVCGKTLSETANTIAKNAEKLFGIPAPAKAKSVKSLGQNFLINPKIADRIANLSGEGELCVEIGPGKGILTERLVNRFSRVIALELDEDLVRLLWGKFENLFVVHMDFLRADISRISRFYDTKAVVVGNIPYSVTSPILFHILAHRTAIKEALLMVQREVAERLLASPGSKTYGIPTVILGRHFTIKRCFNVSPANFSPQPEVTSTVIKLIPRKEPLCPDVDDELFSKVVHKAFAHRRKTLANNLKESFPEIYESLLGEYAGLRAEQLNIMDFCEICKKLRNFS
- the deoC gene encoding deoxyribose-phosphate aldolase; its protein translation is MWSQLAAPKCIDGTECLNCEYCIVRNTVGTKAIIDAGAERVSSALGAVTNNTDIARLVDHTLLKPDATEQDIRKLCEEAMKYKFAAVCVNPYWVPLARKLITDPKINVCSVVGFPLGANKTVVKAFEAEAAKKDGANEFDMVINIGALKSKDYKTVFEDIKAVVEAVAPDTVKVIIETALLTDEEKVEASAIAREAGAHFVKTSTGFAKGGATVHDIELIRRVVGETMGVKASGGIKDYQTAAKMLAAGATRIGASAGVRIVESKPE
- a CDS encoding HD domain-containing protein; protein product: MITVDDIKADPQVRELIQLTDRNLEIIGYTEHGFRHCDIVAERAGKLLRDLGYDERRAQLAEIAGYLHDIGNIVNRRHHAFHGAVIALDILKRMGMDYTEALEIAAAIGNHHEGEGEPISEICSALIIADKSDVHRDRVRNPNTVAFDIHDRVNYAARESNIIVVDDNTIELSILIDPDISSVMEYFKIFLDRMEASRIAAEFLGKKFELVINGVRLS